From a region of the Nitrospira sp. genome:
- the traF gene encoding conjugal transfer protein TraF yields MRCLPSIRLAVLLIAATLPSHVSAAEFVIAGPRAMGMGGAGVAVTTNALATYWNPAGLAMTQTVDIRVQGGGMAFDRLGLGDALHDLENFDTGDTTPGNLSRAQSIADRINRSGAAISVNGSAGLYVKGHLGEHAFGFNVSDVATGGGFVSTPVQATQSGPGAPITVAGQMALRGLEARQLAFSYAYAFSDKTFSIGMTVKVIQGAAYRGSTDLQGGSGVSTTDHFGKPNISTTYGIDIGAIYRPSSWIRFGIVAKDINKPTFDAAEGGELKLEPQVRAGVAINPYSTLTLTADVDATSNKTFVPGVKSQLLSLGLEQTILSEFLSFRIGTFKNMQDASTPFVPTAGLGVRWFSFRADAGGGYDFREKGALVSASVSFTF; encoded by the coding sequence ATGCGCTGCTTGCCATCAATTCGCTTAGCCGTTTTGCTGATCGCCGCCACCTTGCCGTCCCATGTATCGGCAGCGGAGTTCGTCATCGCGGGGCCACGCGCTATGGGCATGGGTGGAGCCGGCGTCGCCGTCACGACGAACGCGCTCGCGACCTATTGGAACCCCGCCGGGTTGGCGATGACCCAAACCGTAGACATCCGTGTCCAGGGGGGAGGGATGGCATTCGATCGACTCGGCCTGGGCGATGCGCTTCATGACCTGGAGAACTTCGATACGGGCGATACCACGCCGGGTAATTTGTCGAGGGCTCAGAGCATCGCCGATCGCATCAATCGGTCAGGTGCGGCGATCTCGGTCAACGGGTCCGCCGGACTCTATGTGAAGGGACACCTTGGCGAACATGCGTTTGGATTCAACGTGTCCGACGTCGCAACCGGTGGCGGATTTGTCTCGACACCGGTCCAGGCGACCCAATCGGGGCCCGGCGCGCCCATCACCGTGGCGGGCCAGATGGCGCTTCGCGGGCTCGAAGCCAGACAGTTGGCCTTTTCCTATGCCTATGCCTTTTCCGATAAGACCTTTTCAATCGGGATGACCGTAAAGGTTATCCAAGGCGCCGCGTACCGTGGTTCGACCGACCTTCAAGGCGGGAGCGGTGTCAGCACCACCGATCACTTCGGCAAACCGAACATCTCAACGACCTACGGAATTGACATCGGAGCCATCTATCGCCCATCCTCGTGGATCAGGTTTGGGATCGTCGCGAAGGACATCAACAAACCGACCTTCGATGCCGCAGAGGGCGGGGAATTAAAATTGGAACCACAGGTTCGCGCCGGCGTCGCGATCAATCCGTACTCCACGCTGACATTGACGGCCGATGTGGATGCGACTTCGAATAAGACGTTCGTCCCGGGAGTGAAAAGCCAGCTCCTGAGCTTGGGGCTCGAACAAACGATCTTGTCCGAGTTTCTGTCATTTAGAATCGGCACGTTCAAGAACATGCAGGATGCATCCACGCCCTTCGTTCCTACAGCGGGACTAGGGGTGCGATGGTTCTCATTCCGGGCGGACGCCGGAGGTGGGTACGACTTCCGTGAAAAGGGCGCCCTAGTTTCCGCCTCTGTTTCATTCACATTCTAA
- a CDS encoding ABC transporter ATP-binding protein, with product MIKVVNLNKSFSMGSYELPVLKGINLEIQRGELVAIVGASGAGKSTLLHIIGTLDKPSSGTVTFDGQDLFRMTEAQQAEFRNRRIGFVFQFHHLLAEFTALENACMPALVQRREPTSVTADATTLLTEVGLGHRLHHKPGELSGGEQQRVAMARALMQNPDLVLADEPTGNLDTHSGEGLFELMRNLKTTRGTTFVIVTHNDKLSAQSDRIIHMQDGQIV from the coding sequence ATGATTAAAGTCGTCAATCTTAACAAATCCTTCTCGATGGGATCCTACGAACTGCCCGTCCTCAAGGGAATCAATCTTGAGATTCAGCGCGGCGAATTGGTGGCCATTGTCGGAGCCTCTGGAGCCGGCAAAAGCACCCTCCTGCATATTATCGGAACCCTCGACAAACCGAGCAGCGGAACCGTCACATTCGATGGACAGGACCTGTTCCGAATGACGGAGGCGCAACAGGCTGAATTCCGCAATCGGCGGATAGGGTTTGTATTTCAGTTTCATCACCTGCTCGCCGAGTTCACCGCGTTGGAGAATGCCTGCATGCCGGCGCTCGTCCAACGACGGGAACCCACATCCGTCACAGCCGACGCCACGACCCTCCTCACGGAAGTCGGATTAGGGCATCGCCTTCATCATAAACCCGGAGAACTGTCCGGCGGGGAACAGCAACGGGTCGCCATGGCACGCGCCCTGATGCAGAATCCGGACTTGGTCCTGGCCGATGAGCCGACCGGCAACCTCGACACACACAGCGGGGAAGGGTTGTTCGAGTTGATGCGCAACTTGAAAACAACACGCGGAACCACGTTCGTGATCGTGACGCATAACGATAAACTCTCCGCCCAGTCCGACCGTATCATCCACATGCAGGACGGACAAATCGTCTGA
- a CDS encoding lipoprotein-releasing ABC transporter permease subunit encodes MALPYEIFVGLRYLRAKRRNRTISLNTFVSIAGITLGVAALIGTVGIMTGFREDIQSKILGTTAHIIVQERMKENMTDYDHLIDKIRPVPDVVAATPFVLRQVLLTTQSGVQGIVLRGIDPKREANVTELSKNITSGHLFDLLTPAKVTQAPIDDPQGTPRVVEKPGIILGKELALRLGVFVGDTVNVVSPVGPVSAMGMVPKIRTFAVVALFHSGMYEYDSSLAYIELGEAQKFFSMEAGVSGIEVKVTDVFRAGEIARSIEQELGFSHGARDWMQMNRNLFSALKLEKTMMFLLLVLITIVASFNIVSTLTMIVTEKQKEIAILKAMGATKRSIRRIFMLNGLIIGFAGTGIGIPLGYAFLWLIQTFWTFDPTVYYISTIPVHVLAEDVLLVAGSAILISFVATVYPANQAAKLEPVAALRYE; translated from the coding sequence GTGGCGCTTCCCTATGAAATCTTCGTCGGACTCCGTTACTTGCGCGCGAAGCGTCGTAACCGGACGATCTCGCTGAACACCTTCGTGTCGATCGCCGGCATCACGCTGGGTGTAGCGGCGCTGATCGGTACGGTCGGCATCATGACCGGCTTCCGGGAGGATATTCAGAGCAAGATTCTCGGCACGACCGCTCACATCATCGTCCAAGAGCGCATGAAAGAGAACATGACCGACTATGATCACTTGATCGACAAGATTCGGCCGGTGCCCGACGTGGTGGCGGCCACGCCTTTTGTGCTTCGTCAAGTGCTGCTGACCACTCAATCCGGCGTGCAGGGAATCGTCCTGCGGGGGATCGATCCGAAACGAGAGGCCAATGTCACCGAGCTTTCGAAGAACATCACGAGTGGACATCTGTTCGATCTGCTCACACCGGCGAAAGTCACCCAGGCTCCGATCGATGACCCTCAGGGCACCCCACGGGTCGTCGAAAAGCCTGGTATTATTCTCGGCAAAGAATTGGCGCTCAGGCTGGGCGTATTCGTCGGCGATACGGTCAACGTGGTTTCTCCCGTCGGCCCTGTGAGTGCGATGGGCATGGTGCCAAAAATCCGAACGTTCGCCGTGGTGGCCCTGTTCCACTCCGGGATGTACGAATACGACTCCTCGCTGGCGTATATCGAACTCGGCGAGGCGCAGAAGTTTTTCAGCATGGAAGCGGGCGTGTCGGGGATTGAAGTCAAGGTGACGGATGTGTTCCGCGCCGGGGAGATCGCCCGCAGTATCGAGCAGGAGCTGGGATTCAGTCACGGGGCCAGAGATTGGATGCAGATGAACCGCAACCTCTTCTCGGCGCTGAAGCTGGAGAAGACGATGATGTTTCTGCTTCTCGTCCTGATCACGATCGTGGCCTCGTTCAACATTGTCAGCACCCTCACGATGATTGTCACGGAGAAGCAGAAGGAGATCGCGATTCTCAAGGCGATGGGCGCGACAAAGCGCAGCATCCGACGCATTTTCATGCTGAACGGGTTGATCATCGGATTTGCCGGGACCGGCATCGGGATTCCCCTGGGCTATGCGTTTCTCTGGCTGATTCAAACGTTTTGGACGTTCGACCCAACCGTGTACTATATCTCGACCATTCCGGTTCACGTGCTGGCCGAGGATGTGTTACTCGTGGCCGGTTCCGCCATCCTGATCAGTTTTGTGGCGACCGTGTACCCGGCTAATCAGGCGGCCAAGCTCGAGCCGGTCGCCGCGCTGCGTTACGAATGA